A genomic stretch from Flavobacterium sp. KS-LB2 includes:
- a CDS encoding GDSL-type esterase/lipase family protein — MKRNLFLVVFLISIIIHFESFAQKTKLKVACIGDSVTAGYLLSDATNESYPSQLQILMGGQYEVKNFGYSGATLLKKGSTPYFKTKECADAIAYRPDIAIIHLGLNDTDPRNWPNYNAEFDADYTWLIDILKKQNPAVKIYICRLTPIFNEHPRFKSGTRDWFWQIQSHIPNIAKANQVGLIDLHEKLYHRPDLFPDALHPTKEGATILAKTVYENITQNYERLKLAAVFTDNMVLQRNQTIPVYGTANGGDTIEVTFKQQKKNVIADEYGKWKIIFPAMTQGGPYEMTIQSKEAKIALKNILVGDVWFCSGQSNMAFQLQNSENGSAEVKKTIANTTIRLFNAKPIRETDETAWDAATLLKTNQLQFFSGNWSVCDSTSTKDFSAIAYYFGKNIAHEENVPVGLIQVAVGGSPIESWIDRYTLEHDDKVVDVLTNWRKSDFIMPWVRERANVNLKNAENVKQRHPYDPCYNFEAGVEAFTKFPIKGVIWYQGESNAHNVDLYEHLMPKLVGSWRKAWDTNLPFYYVQLSSIDRPTWPAFRDMQNRLQNKIPNSHMAISMDYGDSINVHPIKKKEVADRLALLALRYTYGKAILANGPVVLNAIQQGENIIVSFAFAKQLSTSDKKKLIGFEIVNDKGIHIQTKATIVKNQVLIIIPKDEKIKTVLYAWKPFTKANLVNEAGLPCSTFKLELSPATEN, encoded by the coding sequence ATGAAAAGGAATCTATTTTTAGTAGTCTTTTTGATTTCAATAATCATTCATTTTGAGTCATTTGCACAAAAAACAAAACTCAAGGTAGCTTGTATTGGAGATTCCGTTACAGCGGGTTATCTCTTGTCTGATGCTACAAATGAATCCTATCCTTCGCAACTTCAAATCTTGATGGGCGGACAATATGAAGTGAAAAATTTTGGATATAGTGGAGCAACACTTTTGAAAAAAGGAAGCACCCCATACTTCAAAACCAAGGAATGTGCTGATGCTATTGCATACAGACCTGATATTGCAATTATTCATTTGGGATTAAATGATACAGATCCACGAAATTGGCCGAATTACAATGCCGAATTTGATGCAGATTACACTTGGTTAATAGACATCTTAAAAAAACAAAATCCGGCAGTCAAAATTTACATCTGTCGATTAACTCCCATATTTAATGAGCATCCTCGGTTTAAATCGGGAACCAGAGATTGGTTTTGGCAAATTCAATCTCATATCCCCAACATTGCAAAAGCAAATCAAGTTGGTTTAATTGATTTGCATGAAAAGTTATACCATCGTCCCGATCTTTTTCCTGATGCTTTACATCCAACGAAAGAAGGAGCAACTATTCTGGCCAAAACCGTTTATGAAAACATCACTCAAAATTATGAAAGATTAAAATTAGCAGCTGTTTTCACCGACAATATGGTTTTGCAACGCAATCAAACTATTCCAGTTTATGGAACAGCTAATGGAGGTGATACCATAGAAGTAACTTTTAAACAACAAAAAAAGAACGTCATTGCCGACGAATATGGAAAATGGAAAATTATTTTCCCTGCCATGACACAAGGCGGACCTTATGAAATGACTATTCAATCTAAGGAAGCAAAAATTGCTTTGAAAAATATTCTGGTTGGGGATGTTTGGTTTTGTTCCGGACAATCCAATATGGCATTTCAGCTTCAAAATTCAGAAAATGGTTCGGCAGAAGTAAAAAAAACAATCGCTAATACTACTATCCGATTATTTAATGCCAAACCGATTCGTGAAACTGATGAAACGGCTTGGGATGCTGCTACTTTGTTAAAAACCAATCAGCTACAGTTCTTTTCTGGAAATTGGTCAGTATGTGATTCAACAAGTACCAAAGATTTCTCGGCCATTGCTTATTACTTTGGTAAAAACATTGCCCATGAAGAAAATGTACCTGTGGGTTTAATTCAAGTTGCCGTTGGCGGATCACCAATAGAATCTTGGATTGACAGATACACCTTGGAACACGACGATAAAGTAGTTGATGTATTAACCAACTGGCGTAAATCGGATTTCATCATGCCATGGGTCAGAGAACGTGCCAATGTAAATTTGAAAAATGCTGAAAATGTTAAACAACGTCATCCCTATGATCCTTGTTACAATTTTGAAGCTGGAGTGGAAGCCTTTACAAAATTTCCAATAAAAGGCGTGATTTGGTACCAGGGTGAAAGCAATGCCCATAATGTTGACTTATATGAACATCTCATGCCAAAATTAGTCGGAAGTTGGCGCAAAGCTTGGGACACTAACCTACCCTTCTATTATGTTCAATTATCAAGTATAGATCGACCAACTTGGCCCGCATTCAGAGATATGCAAAACAGATTGCAAAACAAAATACCAAATAGCCATATGGCAATTAGTATGGATTATGGCGATTCTATAAATGTGCATCCCATTAAGAAAAAAGAAGTCGCCGATCGTTTAGCACTTTTGGCCTTGCGTTACACCTATGGAAAAGCTATACTAGCGAATGGTCCTGTTGTTTTAAATGCCATACAGCAAGGAGAAAACATTATAGTTTCATTTGCTTTTGCAAAACAATTATCTACTTCAGACAAAAAAAAACTAATTGGCTTTGAAATAGTAAACGACAAGGGAATTCACATCCAAACCAAAGCAACTATCGTGAAAAACCAAGTATTAATTATTATCCCGAAAGATGAAAAAATAAAAACAGTTTTATATGCATGGAAACCTTTCACTAAAGCCAATTTAGTGAATGAAGCAGGACTTCCATGTTCCACTTTTAAACTCGAATTGAGTCCTGCCACTGAAAACTAA
- a CDS encoding ABC transporter ATP-binding protein, which yields MENNTVLETIGLSKYFYDPVKFQVLKEISMSVDHGEFVSIVGKSGCGKSTLLYLLSTMDTDYDGKILIHNELLTRKTDTELALIRNEKIGFVFQFHYLLAEYNVLRNVMLPGMKLAKYSDKELEYRAMEHLKTLDMQDQALKMPNQLSGGQKQRVAIARALINDPLIIMGDEPTGNLDKKNSDLVFDIFNELTQEHNQTLLVVTHDTDFAKKTNRIITMEDGKIIS from the coding sequence ATGGAAAATAATACTGTTTTAGAGACAATTGGCCTCAGTAAATATTTTTATGATCCTGTAAAATTTCAGGTTTTAAAGGAGATTAGCATGAGTGTTGATCATGGTGAGTTTGTTTCAATAGTTGGTAAATCAGGCTGTGGAAAATCGACGTTATTGTATTTGCTCTCTACAATGGATACGGACTATGACGGTAAAATATTGATTCATAACGAACTGCTTACAAGGAAGACTGACACTGAATTAGCATTAATTAGAAATGAAAAAATAGGTTTTGTATTTCAGTTTCATTACTTGTTAGCAGAATACAATGTACTGAGAAATGTAATGCTGCCGGGGATGAAATTAGCGAAATATTCGGATAAAGAATTAGAATATCGTGCCATGGAACATTTAAAAACACTCGATATGCAAGACCAGGCATTAAAAATGCCAAATCAGTTGAGTGGCGGACAAAAACAGCGTGTGGCAATTGCGCGTGCTTTAATAAACGATCCGTTAATTATTATGGGAGATGAGCCTACAGGGAATTTAGACAAAAAAAACAGTGACTTAGTTTTTGATATTTTTAATGAACTGACACAAGAACACAATCAGACTTTGTTGGTAGTTACCCACGACACTGATTTTGCCAAAAAAACAAATAGAATTATTACTATGGAAGATGGAAAAATAATTTCTTGA
- a CDS encoding MFS transporter: MKESKYYPWIVVGLLWIVALLNYMDRQMLATMRPSMETDIPELVSGENFGRLMAIFLWIYALMSPISGIIADKLNRKWLIVGSLFVWSAVTYAMGYATTYNQVYWLRALMGVSEALYIPAGLSLIADYHQQKTRSLAIGIHMTGLYVGSALGGFGATIAATYSWHTTFHYFGIIGVFYAFALAFFLREKKIGQIKTTDSDLIVTNEKKSLFKGLALLFTNISFWVILFYFAIISLPGWATKNWLPTLFSENLGIPMEEAGPIATIAISFSSLLGVIFGGILSDKWVQKNIKGRVYTSAIGLSLTIPALLLIGFGDSLFNVVGAALCFGIGYGMFDANNMPIICQFVSSKHRATAYGVLNMTGVGCGALVTSLLGKSSDSGTLGSGFALMAGVVIIALVVQISFLRPKVNDFVDA, encoded by the coding sequence ATGAAAGAATCAAAATATTATCCTTGGATTGTTGTAGGCTTACTATGGATCGTCGCATTGCTAAACTATATGGACAGACAAATGCTGGCAACAATGCGTCCTTCAATGGAAACAGATATTCCTGAATTAGTATCTGGTGAAAACTTTGGACGATTAATGGCAATATTTCTTTGGATTTATGCTTTAATGAGCCCTATATCTGGTATTATAGCTGACAAATTAAACAGAAAATGGCTAATTGTAGGTAGTTTATTTGTGTGGTCAGCAGTAACGTATGCAATGGGATATGCAACAACTTACAATCAGGTATATTGGTTAAGAGCTTTGATGGGAGTAAGTGAAGCGCTGTATATTCCAGCAGGTTTATCACTTATAGCCGATTACCATCAGCAAAAAACAAGATCTCTTGCCATTGGTATTCATATGACTGGACTTTATGTGGGTTCTGCATTAGGAGGTTTTGGAGCTACCATCGCAGCTACTTATTCTTGGCATACTACTTTTCATTATTTTGGAATAATTGGCGTTTTTTATGCTTTTGCTTTGGCTTTCTTTTTAAGAGAGAAAAAAATTGGTCAAATAAAAACTACTGATTCTGATTTGATAGTAACAAATGAAAAAAAATCGCTCTTTAAAGGCTTAGCTTTATTATTTACTAACATCTCTTTCTGGGTTATCTTATTCTATTTTGCCATAATAAGTTTACCAGGCTGGGCTACAAAAAACTGGTTGCCTACCCTATTTTCAGAAAACTTAGGAATTCCAATGGAAGAGGCAGGTCCTATAGCAACTATCGCCATCTCCTTTTCATCTTTATTAGGAGTGATTTTCGGTGGTATTTTATCAGATAAGTGGGTTCAAAAAAATATAAAAGGTAGGGTTTATACTAGCGCGATTGGTCTGAGTTTAACGATTCCAGCTTTGTTGCTAATTGGTTTTGGAGATTCCTTATTCAATGTGGTAGGTGCTGCACTTTGCTTCGGTATTGGATACGGAATGTTTGATGCGAATAACATGCCTATTATATGTCAGTTTGTTTCTTCAAAACACCGGGCAACGGCCTATGGCGTTCTAAATATGACTGGAGTTGGTTGTGGTGCATTAGTAACTTCGCTTTTAGGTAAATCCTCGGATAGTGGGACTTTAGGCTCGGGTTTTGCTTTGATGGCAGGAGTTGTTATAATTGCATTAGTAGTTCAAATCAGTTTTCTGCGTCCAAAAGTGAATGATTTTGTCGATGCCTAA
- a CDS encoding ABC transporter permease codes for MNFKLILNIALHLLRARLKQTIVAAIGVTFSIAMFIALVSFMNGLNDLLDGLMLNRTPHVLLYNEIKPSENQPVFLSVALKKSNNFIRSIKPKDRGKSIYNSKTILAVLKQDSRVIDVAPKVTSPVFFNSGTIEISGIINGIDVLSEDKLFKISDYIIEGKVADLLQNNSIIIGKGLSDKMLLSKGDIIKITTSKGNLASLKIVGISEIGIAEIDNVMSYTSLATAQKILGEPTNYITDIQLNLYDKTAAPAVAKEFQDTFNLDTIDYQTANSQFETGSTVRSIISYSVGVVLLIVAGFGIYNILNMMIYEKMDSIAILKATGFSGNDVKWIFVSLSIIIGLAGGLFGLLFGYIFSSIIDVIPFETASLPTVKTYPINYNPIFYGIGITFALFTTTIAGLFPALKASKVDPVEIIRGK; via the coding sequence ATGAACTTTAAACTTATTTTAAACATTGCATTGCATTTGCTTCGGGCGCGATTGAAGCAAACGATTGTTGCTGCTATCGGAGTAACTTTTAGTATTGCTATGTTTATTGCTTTGGTTAGTTTTATGAATGGTTTAAATGACTTATTAGATGGTTTAATGCTCAACAGAACACCTCATGTACTGCTGTATAACGAAATTAAACCTTCCGAAAATCAACCCGTATTTTTGTCAGTTGCGCTCAAGAAGAGCAATAATTTTATTCGGTCGATTAAACCTAAAGATCGTGGAAAATCCATTTACAACAGCAAAACTATTTTAGCAGTTTTAAAACAAGATTCGCGCGTGATTGATGTTGCTCCAAAGGTTACTTCGCCAGTTTTTTTTAATTCGGGAACCATCGAAATTTCTGGAATAATTAATGGAATTGATGTTTTATCGGAAGATAAATTATTTAAAATAAGTGATTATATCATAGAAGGAAAAGTAGCTGATTTGCTTCAGAATAACAGTATTATCATTGGGAAAGGTTTGTCAGATAAAATGCTGCTTTCGAAAGGAGATATCATCAAGATTACCACTTCTAAAGGGAATTTGGCTTCGCTAAAAATTGTAGGTATTTCAGAAATAGGTATTGCTGAAATCGATAATGTGATGAGTTATACCTCTTTGGCGACAGCCCAAAAAATATTGGGAGAACCTACAAATTATATCACTGACATTCAGTTGAATTTATACGATAAAACTGCAGCACCTGCTGTTGCAAAAGAGTTTCAGGATACCTTTAATCTGGATACAATTGATTATCAAACCGCAAATTCACAGTTTGAAACCGGTAGTACGGTGCGAAGCATCATTTCCTATTCTGTTGGAGTAGTGTTGTTGATTGTTGCTGGTTTTGGAATTTATAATATTTTGAACATGATGATTTATGAGAAAATGGACAGTATTGCGATTTTGAAAGCTACCGGATTTTCCGGTAATGATGTGAAATGGATTTTTGTTTCGCTTTCTATAATCATAGGTCTTGCTGGTGGATTGTTTGGTTTGTTGTTTGGTTATATTTTTTCTTCTATTATAGATGTTATTCCGTTTGAAACGGCTTCGTTACCCACGGTGAAAACCTATCCTATTAATTACAATCCTATATTTTATGGTATCGGGATTACTTTTGCATTATTTACAACGACCATTGCTGGACTTTTTCCTGCTTTAAAAGCTAGTAAAGTAGATCCAGTAGAAATTATCAGAGGAAAATAA
- a CDS encoding pentapeptide repeat-containing protein: MAEYLLDIEYKDITYHEEEVNFKEFECCTFTNCNFSQCTFLAVTFIDCTFNDCTFSNAKINYVAFRTATFNRCEIKEVNFAMCDKLIFEIAFNDCILDFCKFYTLKIKGTKFTNCSIIAVDFMSTDLTEVIFENCDLYRSEFEKAIANKADFTTSYNYTIDPKTTKLKKAVFALEGLKGLLYKHEIIVR, encoded by the coding sequence ATGGCAGAATATCTTTTAGACATTGAGTACAAAGACATTACGTACCACGAGGAGGAAGTCAATTTTAAGGAATTTGAATGCTGTACGTTTACTAATTGTAATTTCTCCCAATGTACATTTCTAGCAGTAACTTTTATTGACTGTACTTTCAATGATTGTACCTTTTCTAACGCCAAAATAAATTATGTAGCCTTTAGGACTGCAACTTTCAATCGATGTGAAATCAAAGAAGTCAATTTTGCCATGTGCGATAAATTAATCTTCGAAATCGCTTTTAATGATTGTATTTTAGATTTCTGTAAATTTTATACTTTAAAAATTAAAGGAACAAAATTCACTAATTGCAGTATTATTGCGGTAGATTTTATGAGTACAGATTTGACCGAAGTCATTTTTGAAAACTGTGACTTATACCGTTCTGAATTTGAAAAAGCAATTGCTAATAAAGCTGATTTTACAACAAGCTACAATTATACAATCGACCCTAAAACAACTAAATTAAAGAAAGCTGTATTTGCTTTGGAAGGACTAAAAGGATTGCTCTATAAACATGAAATTATAGTTAGATAG
- a CDS encoding AGE family epimerase/isomerase, which yields MSYSKTDLLSLQDFYQNQLLNDTVPFWFPRSIDTEFGGYLLMRDQDGSLIDDDKAVWIQGRAAWLLATLYNTVEPKQEWLEGSKTGIDFLNNYCFDTDGRMFFHVTRDGQPIRKRRYYFSETFAVIAMSAYAKASGDETAAEKARFLFGKCIEYSTNPNLLEPKFTATRPSKGIGTPMIMINTAQQLRENIGDPRCDEWISTWIKEIESDFVKDDIKCVMEQVAPDGSIIDHIDGRTLNPGHAIEGAWFILHEAKYRNNDPHLMALGCKMLDYMWERGWDKENGGILYYRDVYEKPVQEYWQDMKFWWPHNEVIIATLLAYTITGDEKYATWHKMVHDYAYSKFHDAANGEWFGYLHKDGTIAQTAKGNMFKGPFHLPRQEWYCLQILNEYLENNKNVISDKLDKTHLKL from the coding sequence ATGAGCTATTCAAAAACAGATCTTCTCAGCTTACAAGATTTTTATCAGAATCAATTACTAAATGATACCGTACCATTTTGGTTTCCACGTTCTATTGATACCGAGTTTGGAGGTTATTTATTAATGCGTGATCAAGATGGAAGTTTGATTGATGATGACAAAGCCGTTTGGATACAAGGCCGCGCCGCTTGGTTATTGGCTACACTTTACAATACAGTCGAACCAAAACAAGAATGGTTAGAAGGTTCTAAGACAGGTATCGATTTTTTAAACAACTACTGCTTTGATACCGATGGACGAATGTTTTTTCACGTAACACGCGACGGACAACCCATACGCAAACGCCGTTATTACTTTTCGGAAACCTTTGCAGTTATTGCAATGTCTGCTTATGCAAAAGCTAGTGGAGATGAAACGGCTGCTGAAAAAGCCCGATTTCTATTTGGAAAATGTATTGAATACTCAACAAATCCCAATTTATTAGAGCCTAAATTCACTGCTACCCGACCTTCCAAAGGAATTGGAACTCCTATGATTATGATAAACACGGCACAACAGTTAAGGGAAAATATTGGCGACCCGCGGTGTGATGAATGGATTAGCACATGGATAAAAGAAATTGAAAGTGATTTTGTAAAAGATGATATCAAATGTGTGATGGAACAAGTAGCACCAGATGGTTCTATTATCGATCACATTGATGGCCGTACCTTGAATCCTGGACATGCTATTGAAGGAGCTTGGTTCATCTTGCACGAAGCAAAATATAGAAATAATGATCCACATTTAATGGCATTAGGTTGTAAAATGCTCGACTATATGTGGGAACGCGGATGGGATAAAGAAAATGGAGGAATATTATATTACCGTGATGTCTATGAAAAACCCGTTCAGGAATACTGGCAGGATATGAAGTTTTGGTGGCCTCATAACGAAGTAATTATTGCAACGTTACTAGCCTATACCATAACAGGCGATGAAAAATATGCAACATGGCACAAAATGGTACATGATTATGCATACAGCAAATTTCATGATGCAGCAAACGGAGAATGGTTTGGGTATTTACATAAAGACGGAACTATTGCCCAAACAGCTAAAGGAAATATGTTCAAAGGACCGTTTCATTTACCAAGACAGGAATGGTACTGTTTGCAAATACTCAATGAGTATTTAGAAAACAACAAGAATGTTATCAGTGATAAATTAGATAAAACACATTTGAAATTATAA
- the nagA gene encoding N-acetylglucosamine-6-phosphate deacetylase, giving the protein MKQAIVNGIVHTGEEINNDVIIIENGIIISVQKEVPKTIPLIDLQGKHISAGFIDIQINGGERLYFSQTPAEKTIQDIYETSLKYGTTHVLPCLISSSRETILQGIEAIRNYKAKHNNGVLGMHLEGPFLNPLKRGAHSLNQVRKPTNSELEEIIRYGKEVIKVITIAPECFTDEQLDMLLESGIVISAGHSTMTYKEAQYYFSKGIKLVTHLFNAMTQFSHREPGLVGATFENQDVFAPVILDGAHCDYAAARVAYKLKKDKFFLISDAAFLGRKVASFKWENFDAHLENGFYRNEEGNLAGASISMEEAVQNAFNHLNVSADEAIKMATCRVASAINMDHQLGKIKSGFPASFVTFNDNLSKIETLNYNPI; this is encoded by the coding sequence ATGAAACAAGCTATTGTTAACGGAATTGTGCATACTGGCGAAGAAATAAATAATGACGTCATTATTATAGAAAATGGAATAATTATTTCTGTTCAAAAAGAAGTTCCAAAAACTATTCCTCTAATTGATTTGCAAGGAAAACATATTTCTGCTGGCTTCATAGACATCCAAATAAATGGTGGAGAACGACTTTATTTTAGCCAAACTCCAGCAGAAAAAACCATTCAAGATATTTATGAAACCAGTTTAAAATATGGTACTACTCATGTGCTTCCATGCTTGATATCTTCCTCCAGAGAAACCATTCTTCAAGGGATTGAAGCTATTCGCAATTATAAAGCAAAACACAATAACGGAGTCTTGGGAATGCATCTTGAAGGGCCTTTTTTGAATCCTTTAAAACGCGGTGCGCATAGTCTTAATCAGGTTCGTAAACCTACTAATTCTGAATTAGAAGAAATCATTAGATATGGTAAAGAGGTTATAAAAGTAATCACAATCGCACCGGAATGTTTTACAGACGAGCAGTTGGACATGCTGTTAGAAAGCGGCATTGTTATTTCGGCAGGCCATTCGACGATGACCTATAAAGAAGCGCAGTATTATTTTTCTAAAGGGATTAAATTAGTAACCCATTTATTTAATGCCATGACTCAATTTAGTCATCGAGAACCTGGTTTAGTTGGTGCAACATTCGAAAATCAAGACGTTTTTGCTCCTGTTATTTTAGATGGTGCACATTGTGATTATGCTGCAGCAAGAGTCGCATATAAATTAAAAAAAGATAAATTCTTTTTAATCAGTGATGCTGCGTTTTTAGGGCGCAAAGTTGCTAGTTTTAAATGGGAAAATTTTGATGCTCATCTTGAAAATGGTTTTTACAGAAATGAAGAAGGCAATCTAGCCGGAGCCAGCATTTCGATGGAAGAAGCGGTTCAAAATGCTTTCAATCATTTGAATGTTTCAGCAGATGAAGCTATCAAAATGGCTACTTGTCGCGTTGCAAGTGCTATTAATATGGATCATCAATTGGGGAAAATAAAATCCGGATTCCCGGCAAGTTTTGTCACATTCAATGATAATCTGTCAAAAATAGAAACGTTAAACTATAATCCGATTTAG
- the nagB gene encoding glucosamine-6-phosphate deaminase, whose product MKSVLEIKPDISYKSAGKFEETRFEKIHNEIFKNSVEASKIVAQEIATLIRSKQTKNKPCILGLATGSSPIKVYEELVRMHKEEGLSFSNVVTFNLDEYYPMTKENNQSYHYFMHQHLFNHIDIKPENINIPDGTVAIDELNQYCVDYEMKIKNAGGLDFQLLGIGRTGHVGFNEPGSHINSGTRIITLDHITRVDASSDFNGIDNVPKRAITMGVSTILRSKRIVLMAWGQNKASIIKRTIQGEISPEVPATFLQNHANTTFVLDQSAASELTRFETPWLVGECIWTPELKNKAIVWLCQETKQSILKLTDRDYNNNGMSDLLAQEGSAYDLNINMFNELQHTITGWPGGKPNTDDSHRPERANPAKKRIILFSPHPDDDVISMGGTFSKLIKQGHDVHVVYQTSGNIAVTDDEALKFAEVCNDFIGETDCNIDFPAVINFINSKKENQIDSLEVRKLKGLIRRRESYAATRYIGLQDENTHFLDLPFYETGRVKKSPLGNEDIAIVAAIIAKIKPHQVFAAGDLADPHGTHEVCLNAIFAALKQLKPEPYMNDCWLWLYRGAWHEWDIHEIDMAVPLSPDEVLLKRHAILYHQSQKDRVMFQGNDSREFWVRAEDRNKNTAKLYDDLGLAEYEAIEAFKRFDY is encoded by the coding sequence ATGAAAAGTGTTTTAGAAATTAAACCTGACATCAGTTACAAAAGTGCTGGTAAATTTGAAGAAACCAGATTTGAAAAAATTCACAATGAGATTTTTAAAAATTCGGTTGAAGCTTCAAAAATTGTTGCTCAAGAAATAGCCACATTAATTAGATCCAAACAAACCAAAAATAAACCTTGTATACTTGGTTTGGCTACAGGTTCATCTCCTATAAAAGTCTATGAAGAGTTAGTTCGAATGCATAAAGAAGAGGGACTTAGCTTTAGTAATGTAGTAACTTTCAATTTGGATGAGTATTATCCAATGACAAAAGAAAATAACCAAAGCTATCATTATTTCATGCATCAGCATCTTTTTAATCATATTGATATTAAACCCGAAAATATAAATATTCCAGACGGAACGGTTGCGATTGATGAATTGAATCAATATTGCGTTGATTACGAAATGAAAATAAAAAATGCCGGAGGACTTGATTTCCAATTATTGGGAATTGGTCGTACGGGACACGTAGGTTTCAATGAACCGGGATCTCACATCAATTCAGGAACTCGAATCATTACTTTGGATCATATTACAAGAGTAGACGCATCTTCTGATTTTAATGGTATTGATAACGTTCCTAAAAGAGCGATTACGATGGGCGTTTCTACTATTTTGAGATCCAAAAGAATTGTATTAATGGCTTGGGGACAAAATAAAGCATCCATTATAAAAAGAACTATCCAAGGAGAAATAAGTCCCGAAGTTCCTGCAACTTTTTTGCAAAATCACGCGAATACCACTTTCGTTTTAGACCAATCGGCAGCTTCCGAATTAACTCGATTTGAAACACCATGGTTAGTTGGAGAATGCATTTGGACACCAGAATTAAAAAACAAAGCTATTGTTTGGCTTTGCCAAGAAACAAAACAATCGATATTAAAACTGACTGACAGAGATTACAACAACAATGGAATGTCGGATCTTTTGGCACAAGAAGGATCTGCTTATGATTTGAATATTAATATGTTCAATGAATTGCAACATACCATAACGGGATGGCCGGGAGGAAAACCCAATACGGATGATTCCCACAGACCTGAAAGAGCTAATCCTGCCAAAAAAAGAATCATCCTTTTTAGTCCACATCCTGATGATGACGTGATTTCTATGGGAGGAACTTTTTCGAAATTAATAAAACAAGGTCATGATGTTCATGTCGTGTATCAAACTTCTGGAAACATTGCCGTTACAGATGATGAAGCACTGAAATTTGCCGAAGTTTGCAATGATTTTATTGGAGAAACCGATTGTAATATTGATTTTCCTGCGGTAATCAATTTCATAAACAGCAAAAAAGAAAATCAAATTGATTCTCTTGAAGTTCGAAAATTAAAAGGTCTCATCAGACGTCGTGAATCCTATGCTGCAACAAGATACATTGGATTACAAGATGAAAACACACACTTTTTAGACCTTCCTTTTTATGAAACTGGTCGCGTAAAGAAAAGCCCATTGGGTAATGAAGATATAGCCATAGTTGCAGCCATTATTGCCAAAATAAAACCGCATCAGGTTTTTGCAGCAGGTGATTTAGCGGATCCACACGGTACGCATGAAGTTTGCTTGAATGCCATATTTGCTGCCTTGAAACAATTAAAACCAGAACCTTACATGAATGATTGTTGGTTATGGCTGTATCGCGGTGCTTGGCATGAATGGGACATTCACGAAATAGATATGGCTGTTCCTTTAAGTCCTGACGAAGTTTTATTAAAAAGACATGCTATTTTGTACCACCAATCCCAAAAAGATAGAGTAATGTTTCAAGGAAACGACTCCAGAGAATTTTGGGTTAGAGCCGAAGATCGCAACAAAAATACCGCAAAACTATATGACGATTTAGGCTTGGCTGAATATGAAGCTATTGAAGCTTTTAAACGTTTTGATTATTAA